The following coding sequences lie in one Candidatus Neptunochlamydia sp. REUL1 genomic window:
- the trpS gene encoding tryptophan--tRNA ligase codes for MTKRHTILTGDRPTGPLHLGHFVGSLRARVELQESCDQYVMIADLQALTDHAKNPEKVRESVLQVVLDYLAVGIDPVKTTIFIQSLIPALSELTIYYLNLVTWNRLKHNPTVKQEIVQKGFGESVPAGFMTYPISQAADITAFKADLVPVGEDQKPMIEQTNEIVRAFNRTYNTDVLVEAKAQIPKIARLPGTDGQSKMGKSLNNAISLSDTPDQVSKKVKKMYTDPNHLQIEDPGKVEGNPVFSYLDAFGTDRDKIHELKAHYKRGGLGDGTVKKYLLEVLLEFLEPIHKRRAQFGEDTDAVMDILRKGTDRANKTASQTLREVRAAIGINYFEPASLPS; via the coding sequence ATGACAAAGAGACACACCATTTTAACCGGAGACCGTCCTACCGGTCCGCTTCACTTAGGACACTTTGTAGGGTCATTGCGAGCCCGCGTCGAGCTTCAAGAGAGCTGCGATCAGTACGTAATGATTGCTGACCTCCAAGCTTTGACTGATCATGCCAAAAATCCAGAAAAAGTGCGGGAAAGTGTTCTTCAAGTCGTTTTAGATTATCTTGCAGTGGGAATTGATCCTGTAAAGACCACGATTTTTATTCAGTCTCTTATCCCAGCCCTTTCTGAACTCACAATTTACTACCTCAACTTGGTCACATGGAATCGCCTCAAACATAACCCGACTGTAAAACAAGAAATTGTTCAAAAGGGGTTTGGAGAAAGCGTTCCTGCTGGATTTATGACTTATCCCATTTCGCAGGCTGCCGATATCACAGCTTTTAAAGCGGATCTGGTTCCGGTTGGAGAAGATCAAAAGCCGATGATTGAACAGACCAATGAAATTGTCCGCGCCTTTAACCGTACTTATAACACTGATGTTTTAGTTGAAGCAAAAGCACAAATCCCCAAAATTGCTCGATTGCCAGGAACTGATGGACAATCAAAAATGGGAAAATCACTCAATAATGCGATCTCTCTCTCGGATACCCCCGACCAGGTTTCCAAGAAAGTCAAAAAGATGTACACCGATCCGAATCATCTTCAAATCGAAGACCCAGGAAAAGTTGAAGGAAATCCCGTATTTAGCTATCTCGATGCTTTCGGTACGGATCGTGATAAAATTCATGAATTAAAAGCTCACTATAAAAGAGGCGGACTTGGAGATGGAACCGTCAAAAAGTATCTCCTAGAAGTTCTTTTAGAGTTTCTTGAGCCTATTCATAAAAGGCGGGCCCAATTTGGAGAGGATACGGACGCAGTCATGGATATTCTTAGGAAAGGAACTGACAGGGCTAATAAAACAGCATCTCAGACCCTTAGGGAAGTGCGTGCTGCGATCGGAATCAACTATTTTGAACCTGCCTCTCTCCCCTCATAG